The Enterococcus sp. 7F3_DIV0205 genome has a window encoding:
- a CDS encoding class I mannose-6-phosphate isomerase, with translation MKSSIVRPEIRIQNQATVITSYEEIVQTLLEQKNKNHALTIAIECYPVSNETLLLEKIICPLKPAMIINAAELFIESSELNKKIQDNLTDDRIFGLMSHHIFEDFVDEAKFKIVTDKLNEVRATQELSVIYGVGASLVDNVDILIYVDLARWEIQKRYRSGEYSNWFGNNAGEDALRMIKRGYFFEWPIADRHKKKIAGKIDYLIDIHDEKQPKMIAYKDYLNGLKEVVSQPFSLVPFFDPGIWGGTWMQKTFDIGHEEKNLAWSFNGVPEENSLLLNFSGTCIEIPANNLIFNFGEELLGNRAFGRFGHEFPIRFNFLDTMDGQNLSLQVHPKVDYAQEKFGVPYTQDESYYVLEAKNDAVVYLGVNEGIEKEELINALKEAETGQVSFDDEKYIYRHVMKKHDHYSIPSGTIHSSGKDSVILEISATPNRFTFKLWDWDRVDFDGLPRPVNIDHGEPNIDIYKDEKWVEKELINPFIVIAQGEGWLEEKTGLHETEFIETRRHTFNQKVHHENHGSVNVLNLVEGEEALVTSPKDEFAPYRIQYAQTFIIPATIEVYDIEPYGASLGKTIKTMKAFVR, from the coding sequence TTGAAGTCATCCATTGTACGACCTGAGATAAGAATACAAAATCAGGCAACAGTTATTACATCTTATGAAGAAATTGTCCAAACATTACTAGAACAAAAAAATAAGAATCACGCTTTAACGATCGCAATCGAGTGTTATCCAGTTTCAAATGAAACTCTTTTGTTAGAAAAAATCATTTGTCCGTTAAAACCAGCGATGATTATCAATGCCGCTGAACTATTCATAGAGTCATCTGAATTAAATAAAAAAATCCAAGATAATTTAACGGATGACCGAATCTTTGGTTTGATGAGTCATCATATTTTTGAGGATTTTGTCGATGAAGCAAAATTTAAGATCGTAACAGATAAATTGAATGAAGTAAGAGCTACACAAGAACTTTCAGTTATATACGGTGTAGGGGCTTCTCTTGTCGATAATGTAGATATACTGATTTACGTCGATTTGGCACGTTGGGAGATCCAAAAACGCTACCGTTCTGGAGAATATAGTAATTGGTTTGGAAATAACGCAGGAGAAGATGCCTTACGAATGATCAAACGCGGCTATTTTTTTGAATGGCCAATAGCTGATCGTCATAAGAAAAAAATTGCTGGAAAAATAGATTATTTAATAGACATTCATGATGAAAAACAACCGAAAATGATTGCCTATAAGGATTACTTAAATGGTTTGAAAGAAGTTGTTTCTCAGCCCTTTTCATTAGTTCCCTTTTTTGATCCAGGGATTTGGGGTGGAACATGGATGCAGAAAACATTTGATATCGGACATGAAGAAAAGAATTTAGCGTGGAGTTTTAATGGGGTACCAGAAGAAAATAGTTTACTGTTAAATTTTTCAGGAACATGTATTGAGATTCCAGCGAACAACTTGATTTTTAACTTTGGGGAAGAACTTTTAGGGAACAGGGCATTTGGCCGATTTGGGCATGAATTTCCTATCCGCTTCAATTTTTTAGATACGATGGATGGTCAAAATTTAAGCTTACAAGTTCATCCTAAAGTAGACTATGCACAAGAAAAATTCGGCGTTCCTTATACTCAAGATGAAAGTTATTATGTGTTAGAAGCCAAAAATGATGCAGTTGTTTACTTAGGTGTAAATGAAGGTATTGAAAAAGAAGAGCTGATCAATGCGTTAAAAGAGGCTGAAACAGGGCAAGTAAGTTTTGACGATGAAAAATATATTTACCGCCATGTGATGAAAAAGCACGATCATTACTCTATCCCTTCTGGTACGATTCACTCTAGTGGTAAAGATTCGGTCATTTTAGAAATTAGTGCGACACCAAATCGTTTTACTTTTAAGCTTTGGGACTGGGATCGAGTAGATTTCGATGGCTTACCTAGACCGGTCAATATTGACCATGGAGAACCTAATATTGACATATACAAAGATGAAAAGTGGGTTGAGAAAGAATTGATCAATCCATTTATAGTAATCGCACAAGGTGAAGGCTGGTTGGAAGAAAAAACAGGACTTCACGAAACAGAGTTTATCGAAACAAGACGACATACATTCAATCAAAAAGTACACCATGAAAATCATGGGAGTGTAAATGTCTTGAATTTGGTTGAAGGGGAAGAAGCATTAGTAACGAGTCCTAAAGATGAGTTTGCACCTTATCGCATTCAATATGCGCAGACGTTTATTATTCCTGCAACTATCGAAGTATATGATATTGAACCGTATGGAGCTAGTTTGGGTAAAACAATTAAAACGATGAAGGCATTTGTGCGATAG
- a CDS encoding glucose-6-phosphate isomerase family protein: MTKALIRLNEKIPCLEGKAIKTSQTKLESYLDYYQENNQNFDLSKVIYEVEYHDNGLQEGQKGGLFLGISHLMPGTVGEEFYMTKGHLHHKKDTGEYYWGLKGCGLLLLVYEDGTYELEKVSTGSIHYIPGRTSHRLINIGTEKLSVGACWSTESGHDYVNCHFPVRVFKKGEGKFEVIHCTT; this comes from the coding sequence ATGACGAAAGCGCTAATTCGTCTTAATGAAAAGATACCTTGTCTGGAAGGAAAGGCTATTAAAACCAGTCAAACTAAGCTTGAAAGTTACCTAGATTATTATCAAGAAAACAATCAAAATTTTGACCTTTCTAAAGTCATCTATGAAGTTGAATATCATGACAATGGATTACAAGAGGGGCAAAAAGGAGGCTTGTTTCTTGGGATCTCCCATTTAATGCCAGGCACTGTAGGTGAGGAATTTTATATGACGAAAGGTCATTTGCATCACAAAAAAGATACAGGCGAATATTATTGGGGATTAAAAGGATGTGGTCTGCTACTTTTAGTTTATGAGGATGGCACTTATGAACTTGAGAAGGTTTCCACAGGTTCAATTCATTATATTCCTGGAAGGACAAGCCATCGTTTGATCAATATCGGTACTGAAAAACTATCAGTCGGTGCATGCTGGTCAACAGAATCAGGACATGATTACGTAAACTGCCATTTTCCAGTCAGAGTGTTTAAAAAAGGAGAGGGAAAATTTGAAGTCATCCATTGTACGACCTGA
- a CDS encoding glucose-6-phosphate isomerase family protein — protein MSFERVLDVQLEAADLTFQFGSGIFHPEKVEKRYLKDICASLLDREAKGPDILYSIAMDVGKKDHFEDLRKRNLLYGIVAYNAGLIGNELVRSQGHIHAVSASCQSSTPEVYEIWQGEAYIYMQEFVEDLPGRCVAILAKAGEIVIVPPNWAHYTVNASQNKKMLFGAWCVRDYAFEYKEIRKRQGLAYYPIVEKGVVKWLNNSHYVYEGLEIKQAREYPEFGLSKKNLYTQYEEKMSRFEFVTDPLKYQRIWTEFQP, from the coding sequence ATGAGTTTTGAGAGGGTGCTTGATGTTCAGTTGGAAGCAGCAGACTTGACCTTTCAATTTGGCTCAGGTATTTTTCATCCTGAAAAAGTAGAAAAAAGATACTTGAAAGATATTTGTGCTAGCTTGCTAGATAGAGAGGCAAAAGGACCAGACATTCTATATTCAATTGCAATGGATGTGGGGAAAAAGGATCATTTTGAAGATTTGAGAAAACGTAATTTATTATATGGAATCGTTGCATATAATGCTGGTTTGATTGGCAATGAACTGGTCCGTAGTCAAGGACATATCCATGCAGTATCAGCTTCATGTCAGTCTTCTACACCAGAAGTATATGAAATATGGCAAGGTGAAGCATATATTTACATGCAGGAGTTCGTTGAAGATTTACCAGGACGATGTGTAGCGATTTTAGCTAAAGCAGGAGAGATTGTTATCGTACCACCAAATTGGGCCCATTATACTGTAAATGCTTCTCAAAATAAAAAAATGCTCTTTGGTGCTTGGTGTGTTCGGGACTATGCGTTTGAATATAAAGAAATTAGGAAACGTCAAGGTTTAGCTTATTATCCAATCGTTGAAAAAGGTGTAGTAAAATGGCTAAACAATTCTCATTATGTTTATGAAGGCTTAGAAATAAAACAAGCCAGAGAGTATCCTGAGTTTGGCTTATCCAAAAAGAATTTATATACACAATACGAAGAAAAAATGTCGCGATTTGAATTTGTGACGGATCCATTGAAATATCAAAGAATATGGACAGAATTTCAACCGTAG
- a CDS encoding PTS sugar transporter subunit IIA, with protein sequence MNNRIILVSHLGLATGMKKALEFIVGEQSQLYAVELDEQGIEHFKEKLRFLENENKVDHTIIVSDIPSGSPGATAYSFFAETGSVRLLSGMNLPLVLDLVLSSAVKPVEQLIPEAISAAKEAIQDYTIFSDGESEDEF encoded by the coding sequence ATGAATAATCGAATCATTTTAGTAAGTCACCTCGGTTTAGCAACTGGAATGAAAAAAGCTCTTGAGTTTATTGTGGGTGAGCAATCACAGCTTTATGCCGTAGAACTAGATGAACAAGGAATCGAGCATTTTAAAGAAAAGTTGCGCTTTTTAGAAAATGAAAACAAGGTAGATCATACAATTATTGTAAGTGATATTCCTTCAGGTTCACCAGGAGCTACGGCGTATAGTTTTTTCGCAGAAACAGGTAGCGTCAGGTTGTTAAGTGGCATGAATCTTCCGTTAGTGCTGGATTTAGTTTTATCAAGTGCAGTCAAACCAGTTGAACAATTAATTCCCGAAGCAATAAGTGCCGCTAAAGAAGCGATTCAAGATTATACAATTTTTTCGGATGGAGAGTCTGAGGATGAGTTTTGA
- a CDS encoding PTS system mannose/fructose/sorbose family transporter subunit IID gives MTEKLLDKKTLTKSYHKWMMYNLVAMSFEFLEAMGFALSMEPIADKLYSEEPEKKKEMMERHTAFYNTEPQVGALINGISAGLEEQKALGNSGITGELINSLKIGLMGPLAGIGDSMVPGMLIPILLSIGMGLSSNGSILGVLFYIVAYNCIMYFGSRYLFFKGYELGAESVDVFTGEKAQQITKAITVLGMTVIGGVAASYVKLEIPAKFALTGTEIDVQAILDGIFPKLAPLLVIFFSWYLMAKKNVSPVKLIMLYFIVAFAGVGLAYLF, from the coding sequence ATGACAGAAAAATTATTAGATAAAAAAACCTTAACAAAGTCATACCACAAATGGATGATGTATAACTTGGTTGCCATGAGCTTTGAGTTTTTAGAAGCGATGGGATTTGCGCTGTCAATGGAACCAATAGCTGATAAATTATACAGTGAAGAACCTGAAAAGAAAAAAGAGATGATGGAGCGCCATACTGCGTTTTATAATACGGAACCTCAAGTTGGAGCATTGATCAATGGAATCTCAGCTGGACTTGAAGAACAAAAAGCTTTAGGGAATTCTGGCATTACAGGTGAGTTGATCAATAGTTTGAAGATTGGTTTAATGGGTCCTTTGGCTGGTATTGGCGATTCAATGGTACCAGGAATGTTGATTCCGATTTTACTTTCAATCGGGATGGGGTTATCTTCAAATGGCAGCATTCTAGGCGTTCTTTTCTATATTGTTGCGTATAACTGCATTATGTATTTTGGTTCTCGTTATCTCTTTTTTAAAGGATATGAACTTGGTGCTGAATCTGTGGATGTATTTACTGGAGAAAAAGCACAGCAAATAACAAAGGCGATTACTGTTTTAGGAATGACAGTTATTGGAGGTGTAGCAGCTTCTTATGTAAAACTTGAGATACCCGCAAAATTTGCTTTAACAGGAACAGAAATTGATGTTCAAGCAATACTAGATGGTATTTTTCCTAAACTAGCACCGCTTTTAGTGATTTTCTTTTCTTGGTATTTGATGGCGAAGAAAAATGTTTCTCCAGTGAAACTGATTATGCTTTATTTTATCGTCGCATTTGCGGGTGTTGGTCTAGCTTATCTATTTTAA
- a CDS encoding PTS mannose/fructose/sorbose/N-acetylgalactosamine transporter subunit IIC: MNGTLLFQAVAVSIFCYLGALSTPWLLGLTGGWYTITRPLVSGMIVGLILGDLKQGILIGVAIQTVYIAMVTPGGQMPADLNFVAFPAIALAMLSNASTEVAVTLATTIGVLGTIVFNLYQVVNSFWNHRAVAAIQEGDYRKFRLNAIAGPQATNFISRFLPSFLVVYFGSGFAKTMLDSMPQYLIDVMSYLGGVLPAIGIAMLLTAVVKENSLFLFFLLGFVCIVFLNLNMIALTIVAGVIAYLYYTGSSKKGVVTPNGVVDEEDEEEF, from the coding sequence ATGAATGGAACCTTATTATTTCAAGCAGTTGCGGTGTCGATCTTCTGTTATCTTGGTGCTTTATCGACACCTTGGCTACTGGGTTTGACAGGTGGATGGTATACAATTACGCGACCATTAGTATCAGGAATGATCGTTGGGTTAATTTTAGGTGATCTGAAACAGGGAATTTTGATTGGTGTTGCAATTCAAACAGTCTATATTGCAATGGTTACACCTGGAGGACAGATGCCGGCAGATCTAAACTTTGTAGCTTTTCCAGCTATTGCTTTAGCGATGTTATCAAATGCAAGTACTGAAGTCGCTGTAACCTTGGCTACGACCATCGGTGTTCTAGGTACGATCGTGTTTAACTTATATCAAGTAGTCAACTCATTTTGGAATCATCGAGCGGTAGCAGCTATTCAAGAAGGCGATTATCGGAAATTTCGCTTAAATGCCATTGCAGGGCCTCAAGCAACAAACTTTATTTCTCGTTTCTTGCCTTCATTCTTAGTTGTGTATTTTGGTTCAGGCTTTGCTAAAACAATGTTGGATTCTATGCCTCAATATTTGATCGATGTTATGAGTTATTTAGGTGGTGTTTTGCCAGCGATTGGGATTGCAATGTTACTTACAGCAGTGGTTAAAGAGAATTCACTGTTTCTTTTCTTCTTATTAGGATTTGTTTGTATTGTCTTTTTAAATTTAAATATGATTGCGCTAACAATCGTAGCAGGTGTCATCGCGTATCTGTACTATACAGGTTCGAGTAAAAAAGGAGTAGTTACTCCAAATGGTGTAGTTGACGAAGAGGATGAGGAGGAGTTTTAA
- a CDS encoding PTS system mannose/fructose/N-acetylgalactosamine-transporter subunit IIB, translating into MAISFIRIDDRIIHGQVVTRWMSERKCDGVVAVDDPSANNPVLAKMLKSAVPSPLKGFVLTEAELIQKWPKIVESKRQYFLIARSPETLVRIFESGVDFISEHQELNVGPMSVREGAKKYGKNLSMIRTEETAFDTLQKNGMTISFQLVPDSKKKTWTELKAEGGE; encoded by the coding sequence ATGGCAATTTCATTTATTAGAATTGACGATCGAATTATTCATGGACAAGTGGTTACACGTTGGATGAGTGAAAGAAAATGTGATGGGGTCGTAGCGGTAGATGATCCATCAGCAAATAATCCGGTACTTGCTAAAATGTTGAAGTCAGCAGTTCCCTCGCCGTTAAAAGGTTTTGTGCTAACAGAAGCAGAATTAATACAAAAATGGCCTAAGATTGTTGAAAGCAAGAGACAATATTTTCTAATTGCACGTTCACCAGAAACACTTGTTAGAATTTTTGAAAGCGGTGTCGATTTTATTTCTGAGCATCAAGAGTTAAATGTTGGACCGATGAGTGTTAGGGAAGGGGCAAAAAAATACGGTAAAAACTTAAGTATGATTCGAACTGAAGAAACGGCTTTTGATACATTGCAAAAAAATGGGATGACCATTTCATTTCAATTGGTACCCGATTCCAAAAAGAAAACTTGGACTGAACTGAAAGCTGAAGGAGGAGAGTAA
- a CDS encoding GntR family transcriptional regulator, giving the protein MNDNRLPLYIQIASDLKFKIHSGEWEVEDQIPTEFELCNIYDVSRITIRKAIDQLVNEGLLYRKRAVGTFVQSKEPEIKETIVKSFTQEMNDLGRKVHTLQAKIEKKTASAKIANFLNIKEGEPVLNLQRVFGTDDLAFAFFDTYFTFDQRFSIDSQDYYGSFYEYLKKFDIVVDSIKEYVEAIEPSEQLVQALEINEHTPILKRVRITQQLGKDFHEYSECFYIGSEYRYYVEG; this is encoded by the coding sequence ATGAATGACAATAGATTACCCTTGTATATTCAAATTGCCAGCGACTTAAAATTCAAGATTCATTCAGGCGAATGGGAGGTTGAAGATCAAATTCCTACGGAGTTTGAACTATGCAATATCTATGATGTCAGTCGGATTACGATTCGTAAAGCGATTGATCAATTAGTTAATGAAGGACTCTTGTATCGTAAACGAGCTGTAGGAACATTTGTACAATCCAAAGAGCCAGAAATCAAGGAAACCATTGTAAAAAGCTTTACGCAAGAAATGAATGATCTTGGAAGAAAAGTCCATACTCTACAAGCAAAAATAGAAAAAAAGACTGCGTCAGCTAAAATTGCGAACTTTTTAAATATCAAAGAAGGTGAGCCTGTTTTAAATCTTCAACGGGTTTTTGGAACGGACGATCTAGCATTTGCATTTTTTGATACCTACTTTACCTTTGATCAACGTTTTTCAATAGATAGCCAAGACTATTACGGTTCTTTTTATGAATATTTGAAAAAATTTGATATTGTTGTAGATTCAATTAAAGAATATGTTGAAGCAATTGAACCAAGTGAACAATTAGTACAAGCTCTTGAAATCAATGAACATACGCCGATTTTAAAACGAGTAAGAATCACTCAACAATTAGGGAAAGATTTTCACGAGTACTCAGAGTGTTTTTATATAGGTAGTGAGTATCGCTACTATGTAGAAGGCTAA
- a CDS encoding YjbQ family protein — translation MKIYTKDLILTSNGQRVSYHNITEEVKQAVKESELQNGICVVQSPHTTCSVIFEEYVHDLDFNGDEFLQVDLNRILDEIIPRELSEETNYRYPGPKHLEFLMSLDDPNYPCDPGTILNGDAHIRASLFGASETFIVKDAGLQIGSVGYIYFIDFDQNRKRNRKCQLMILGE, via the coding sequence ATGAAAATATATACAAAAGATTTAATTTTGACGTCTAATGGACAACGTGTAAGTTATCATAATATCACAGAAGAAGTGAAACAAGCCGTAAAAGAGAGTGAGCTTCAAAATGGGATATGTGTTGTTCAATCGCCGCATACGACTTGTTCAGTGATTTTTGAAGAATATGTTCACGATTTAGATTTTAATGGAGACGAATTTTTACAAGTGGATCTTAATCGTATTCTAGATGAAATCATTCCTAGAGAGTTGTCAGAAGAAACCAATTATCGTTATCCAGGTCCCAAACATCTTGAATTCCTAATGAGTTTGGATGATCCAAACTATCCCTGTGATCCGGGAACAATCTTAAATGGAGATGCCCATATACGAGCTTCTCTATTCGGTGCTAGTGAAACCTTTATTGTGAAAGATGCAGGACTTCAAATAGGTTCAGTTGGGTATATTTACTTTATAGATTTTGACCAAAACCGAAAACGAAATAGAAAATGTCAGTTGATGATTTTAGGTGAATAA